The Ferviditalea candida genome has a window encoding:
- a CDS encoding TIGR03826 family flagellar region protein codes for MSLNIANCPRCGRIFAPGLKDVCSACAKEVEQQYERCVQYLRDNRGATITEVSENTEVPIKQITKFIREGRISLVNAPNMSYPCDVCGILIREGNMCETCRKRLTQDVNTLKEQEQRRREEIRKSMTYRSRD; via the coding sequence ATGAGCCTGAATATCGCCAACTGTCCCCGCTGCGGACGGATTTTTGCACCGGGGCTGAAGGACGTTTGTTCGGCCTGCGCTAAGGAAGTTGAGCAGCAATACGAGCGGTGCGTGCAATATTTGCGGGACAACAGGGGAGCGACCATTACCGAAGTAAGTGAGAATACGGAAGTTCCGATCAAACAAATCACGAAATTCATTAGGGAGGGACGGATTTCCCTGGTAAACGCTCCGAATATGTCCTATCCGTGTGATGTGTGCGGAATTTTGATTCGTGAAGGGAATATGTGCGAGACCTGCCGCAAGCGTCTCACTCAAGATGTCAATACGCTGAAGGAACAGGAGCAGCGCCGCAGGGAGGAAATACGGAAAAGCATGACTTATAGATCAAGGGACTGA
- the fliS gene encoding flagellar export chaperone FliS, producing the protein MNNQVQNLYAKTQVNTAHPGELTLMLYNGCIKFMKQAIKDTENKDFESKNYHIQRSVDIIDELQITLNMDYEISQNLFRLYTFVKEQLMEANIKLNKGSLESAIHFMSELRDAWAQALKEVKSNAKVSV; encoded by the coding sequence ATGAATAATCAGGTGCAGAATCTGTACGCAAAGACGCAAGTGAATACAGCTCATCCAGGTGAACTCACCCTAATGCTTTATAATGGGTGTATTAAATTTATGAAGCAAGCAATAAAGGATACCGAAAACAAAGATTTCGAATCTAAAAATTATCATATTCAACGTTCGGTGGATATCATTGACGAGCTTCAGATTACACTCAATATGGATTACGAAATTTCACAAAATCTATTCAGACTTTATACATTTGTTAAAGAGCAATTAATGGAAGCGAATATCAAATTGAACAAGGGCAGCCTTGAATCAGCCATTCATTTCATGAGCGAACTAAGAGATGCATGGGCTCAAGCGCTTAAAGAAGTCAAATCAAATGCCAAGGTATCGGTATGA
- the flgL gene encoding flagellar hook-associated protein FlgL encodes MTLRVTQSMMHSQLLRNVNNNLSRMERNQNVLSTGRKILKPSDDPVGITYALHYRSELSINEQYQKNIDTAKAYVDHTDTILGQVNDLIQRANELTTQGVNGTNPQSALDAIAQELGQIYEQAVTLGNDRLNGKYIFNGQKTDIQPYTTAGAPTESSDDQKIVYQFSAGVTVPINVTGNEVFGIGSGPNQEPDNLFSVLKDLQNDFLNGDQTAARTDMDRLTSRFNKFLDVRAEVGARANRIDLLDSRLQDLNQNLTALDSKVEDADIAETITNLQADQNVYQASLSVGAKIIQPSLLDYLR; translated from the coding sequence GTGACATTGCGCGTTACCCAGAGCATGATGCATAGCCAGCTGCTGAGAAATGTCAATAACAATTTGAGCCGCATGGAACGCAACCAGAATGTTTTGTCTACCGGCAGGAAGATTTTAAAGCCATCGGACGACCCCGTTGGAATCACATACGCTTTGCATTATCGAAGCGAACTTTCCATCAACGAGCAGTACCAAAAGAATATTGATACGGCAAAGGCTTATGTGGATCATACAGATACCATACTTGGCCAAGTTAACGATCTGATCCAGAGGGCGAATGAACTGACGACTCAGGGAGTGAACGGCACAAATCCGCAATCCGCACTGGATGCCATCGCTCAGGAATTAGGACAAATTTATGAGCAAGCGGTAACCTTGGGAAATGATCGACTGAACGGCAAGTATATTTTTAACGGTCAAAAGACGGATATACAACCCTATACGACAGCCGGAGCCCCGACCGAATCATCGGATGATCAAAAAATTGTCTATCAATTTTCCGCAGGAGTAACGGTGCCTATTAATGTTACGGGGAATGAAGTGTTTGGCATCGGGTCGGGCCCCAATCAGGAACCGGACAATCTTTTTTCCGTACTGAAGGATTTGCAAAATGATTTTTTAAACGGAGACCAAACTGCGGCAAGAACCGATATGGATCGCTTAACCAGCCGGTTCAACAAGTTTCTCGACGTTAGAGCGGAGGTGGGAGCGCGGGCCAACCGCATTGATTTATTGGATAGCCGGTTGCAAGATTTGAATCAAAACTTGACGGCCCTGGATTCGAAAGTAGAGGACGCGGATATTGCGGAAACGATCACGAATCTGCAGGCGGATCAGAATGTCTATCAAGCTTCCTTGTCAGTCGGTGCGAAGATTATTCAACCCAGCTTGCTCGACTATCTGAGATAG
- a CDS encoding flagellar protein FlaG, whose protein sequence is MSISAVSVNQGGFKYSIGVGSEISVDAIAKTAETVPVRSSRDILHKQKFELSIPEEAIVKAIERANKAIDGQPRHAEFSIHKPHGEIVVKIVNSETKEVIHEYPPEKLLDLLDKLQEISGKIVDEKR, encoded by the coding sequence ATGAGTATCAGTGCCGTAAGTGTCAATCAGGGGGGTTTTAAGTATTCAATTGGAGTTGGATCGGAAATATCTGTCGATGCGATTGCAAAAACCGCTGAGACCGTTCCTGTCCGGTCATCAAGGGATATTTTGCATAAACAGAAATTTGAATTGTCCATCCCGGAAGAAGCGATAGTCAAAGCGATTGAGCGTGCCAACAAAGCGATCGACGGCCAACCTAGGCATGCTGAATTCAGCATTCACAAACCTCATGGGGAAATAGTCGTCAAGATAGTAAATTCCGAAACCAAAGAAGTTATCCATGAATACCCGCCAGAAAAATTATTGGATTTGCTTGATAAATTGCAAGAGATAAGCGGCAAGATTGTTGACGAAAAGAGGTGA
- the fliW gene encoding flagellar assembly protein FliW, translated as MLQFLHEKTIRFNGSILGFEQLDGFSVSVVEENSPYAYLQSLEEENIGFLVVTPFVFYPDYEFELEEKDKSLLELKSQEEGAVLAIVTMSEDFIQSTVNLLAPLMINITNGLARQVVLPPKFNYGTKELLFKQAMAEKGE; from the coding sequence ATGCTTCAGTTTCTGCACGAAAAAACCATCCGTTTTAACGGAAGCATCCTTGGATTCGAACAATTGGACGGGTTCTCCGTTTCCGTCGTCGAGGAGAACAGCCCATACGCTTATTTGCAAAGTTTGGAGGAAGAAAATATCGGTTTTCTGGTTGTGACGCCATTTGTTTTTTATCCCGACTACGAATTTGAGCTTGAGGAAAAAGACAAGTCGCTGCTGGAGCTGAAATCGCAGGAAGAAGGGGCTGTCCTAGCTATCGTTACGATGAGTGAAGATTTTATCCAGTCAACGGTAAATTTGTTGGCCCCGCTTATGATCAACATCACGAACGGGCTGGCGCGTCAAGTGGTGCTGCCGCCTAAGTTCAATTACGGGACGAAAGAACTGTTATTTAAACAAGCTATGGCGGAGAAAGGGGAGTAG
- a CDS encoding ComF family protein: MRIGRFLQKIYRFLESLPAVPSRACVCCGKTASGHTESGALCETCSSQIPWIRAVSCPVCGRAEECPDCVRREQSHLVLHRSAVRYNAAMKGWLARYKYRGDERLAPLFAEMAAHAFRMLLQEAGEHELRSACFTFIPLSRERFEERGFNQSEQLARRLGGIFGLPVVPMLERGRHTQKQSFKTRRERLLDLKGAFNFNLPESFERKHFPNGPIILVDDVYTTGSTLNECAAVIRSQLDVEVYGLTWARA; this comes from the coding sequence ATGAGAATCGGCCGGTTTTTGCAAAAAATTTATCGGTTTTTGGAAAGCCTGCCGGCCGTCCCATCCCGAGCTTGTGTTTGCTGCGGGAAAACGGCGTCCGGCCATACGGAATCCGGTGCCCTGTGTGAGACGTGCAGCTCGCAAATTCCCTGGATTCGAGCCGTGTCGTGTCCCGTCTGCGGCAGGGCTGAGGAATGCCCGGATTGCGTTCGAAGAGAACAATCCCATTTGGTCCTGCACCGCAGCGCTGTTCGGTATAACGCGGCAATGAAAGGGTGGCTGGCCAGATATAAATACCGCGGCGATGAAAGATTGGCTCCGCTGTTTGCGGAGATGGCGGCGCATGCTTTTCGGATGCTGCTTCAGGAGGCGGGTGAACATGAGTTGAGATCCGCTTGTTTTACCTTTATTCCGCTCAGCAGGGAGAGATTTGAGGAGCGCGGCTTCAACCAGTCCGAGCAGCTTGCCCGGAGACTGGGAGGCATATTCGGTCTGCCTGTCGTTCCCATGCTGGAAAGGGGCCGCCACACGCAAAAACAGAGCTTTAAAACGCGCCGCGAGCGTTTGCTGGACTTGAAGGGGGCCTTTAACTTCAACTTGCCCGAAAGCTTCGAAAGGAAGCATTTTCCCAACGGGCCGATTATTTTGGTGGATGATGTGTATACGACAGGGAGCACGCTTAACGAGTGTGCAGCCGTTATCCGCTCCCAATTGGATGTGGAGGTGTACGGTTTGACCTGGGCAAGAGCTTAA
- a CDS encoding glycosyltransferase: MLVSVCMIVRNEEVNLGRALESIPAAYEKIIVDTGSTDDTVEIALQYGAKVEHFRWIQDFAAARNYSISLANGTYILILDADEILASDTEQQVEHFIALHPDQAGTVNIENEVGIEIHKHRMVRFFPNHQAYAFHGIVHESLYYRGTPADFKSTNITVHHFGYQEELYVKGEKAKRYFELYRQHLNRHPDDGYMLYQLGKLHYSLGELQNAVEAFGRCLEVNEQNNLYYPAMLVNFGYVLKEMGEYQLAEELLASMMDRYPTYPDLPFLMGLLAMDTGKIQSIAHYFQRALQIGETPKYSSVAGVGSFKAAYNLGVYYEVTGNRSKAIEYYQKSASYKYPPALERLTKVKDLI, from the coding sequence ATGCTGGTTAGTGTGTGCATGATTGTACGCAATGAAGAAGTCAATCTTGGACGTGCGTTGGAAAGTATCCCTGCTGCGTACGAGAAAATTATCGTTGATACCGGCTCTACAGACGATACTGTGGAAATCGCATTGCAATACGGGGCTAAGGTCGAACATTTTCGTTGGATTCAAGACTTTGCCGCCGCTAGAAACTACTCCATTTCATTAGCAAACGGAACCTATATTCTGATTTTAGATGCCGATGAAATATTGGCGTCAGATACGGAACAACAAGTTGAACATTTTATCGCATTGCACCCCGATCAAGCCGGAACGGTGAACATCGAGAATGAAGTCGGCATTGAAATTCATAAGCATCGCATGGTTCGCTTTTTTCCCAACCATCAAGCTTACGCTTTTCATGGAATTGTTCATGAATCCCTGTATTATCGGGGGACTCCGGCGGATTTTAAAAGCACGAATATAACGGTTCATCACTTTGGATATCAAGAAGAATTGTATGTAAAAGGGGAAAAGGCCAAGCGATACTTTGAACTCTACCGTCAACATTTGAATCGGCATCCTGATGACGGTTACATGCTCTATCAATTGGGCAAGCTTCATTATTCTTTAGGTGAACTTCAAAATGCTGTCGAAGCATTCGGCCGCTGCTTGGAAGTGAATGAACAGAACAACCTGTACTATCCGGCAATGCTTGTGAACTTCGGATATGTTCTGAAGGAAATGGGAGAATACCAATTGGCAGAGGAACTGTTAGCCTCGATGATGGACCGATATCCTACCTATCCGGACCTGCCTTTTTTAATGGGTTTGTTGGCTATGGATACCGGCAAGATACAGAGTATAGCACATTACTTTCAACGCGCGCTGCAAATCGGTGAAACGCCGAAATATTCGTCAGTTGCAGGCGTGGGAAGTTTTAAGGCCGCATACAACTTGGGCGTGTATTATGAAGTGACCGGAAACCGGTCGAAAGCAATCGAATATTATCAAAAATCGGCCTCTTATAAATATCCGCCTGCACTAGAAAGATTAACAAAAGTTAAAGATTTGATCTAA
- the csrA gene encoding carbon storage regulator CsrA, whose product MLILSRKQGQSIVINNNIEIVISAIDGEQVKVGINAPKEVNVLRKEVFDAIQQSNRESIGTKIDLSVLKKLPNPKKS is encoded by the coding sequence GTGCTGATTTTGTCAAGGAAACAGGGGCAATCCATCGTGATTAACAACAATATTGAGATTGTTATTTCCGCCATAGACGGAGAGCAGGTAAAAGTCGGCATCAATGCGCCCAAGGAAGTCAATGTCCTGCGCAAGGAAGTGTTTGACGCGATTCAACAAAGCAACAGGGAATCGATTGGGACTAAAATTGATTTAAGTGTTTTGAAAAAATTGCCGAATCCTAAAAAATCATAA
- the fliD gene encoding flagellar filament capping protein FliD, with translation MVMRISGIGSGLDIDSMVSKLMQAERAPLNKLTQKQQKLTWKEQAYRDINLKLSAFRDSLFSLRFQSNWAKTTSTSSDTSKVEVTSVGTASTGTHNIVVSNLATGAYTSSTNVVTATASLEGTASVASGANILATSNNNKFNLTLNGVTKTITVADGNYADNVSFGAAVQSAVDQAFGANQIKVDTSSGLLSFQPQGDPNYLPQLTITAVAGNSFIADMGFTDGQSFKLNSAATLSSQSSKLSAAVTGTYFTINGQRISYDPAVDSLNSIISKVNSSAAGVNMSYDSITDKITFTSKSTGDTAQINLGAGDGNFLTTFNLDNSAVTQGHNANVTIDGTAASYATNQFTSNGVTYTLHNTTDAAGVNINVTQDTDSIYNQIVDFVNKYNDLLGVLNSKISEPTYRDYQPLTDDQKKAMSETDITNWEAKAKSGLLANDTYLRQMRDNLRQIAYSTVGTLPTDSNSLYKIGITTQSYVLGNSTDAGKLVIDNDALKTAISQNPEGVIQLFTNQPSSGNQNEKGILQQMYESSNDSISSIMKVAGSSNLAYDSASYTLGLQVRNLNSQISLLQDKLTAKEDYYYQMFSKMDTAISNANNQISWLQSQMSG, from the coding sequence ATGGTAATGAGAATTTCCGGAATCGGCTCAGGTCTGGATATCGACAGTATGGTTAGCAAACTCATGCAGGCGGAACGGGCGCCATTAAACAAATTGACTCAAAAACAGCAGAAACTGACCTGGAAGGAACAAGCTTACCGGGATATCAACCTCAAGCTTTCCGCTTTTCGTGATTCCCTTTTCTCCCTGAGATTTCAGAGCAACTGGGCAAAGACGACCTCGACTTCTTCGGACACTTCCAAAGTAGAGGTTACTTCAGTTGGAACCGCCTCTACCGGCACCCATAACATTGTTGTATCCAATCTTGCGACCGGCGCCTATACTTCAAGCACCAATGTTGTTACTGCCACCGCTTCACTGGAAGGAACCGCATCCGTTGCTTCCGGAGCGAATATACTGGCTACCAGCAATAATAACAAGTTCAATTTAACGCTGAACGGCGTTACGAAAACCATCACCGTTGCTGATGGAAACTATGCGGATAATGTCTCTTTCGGGGCGGCCGTACAATCCGCCGTGGACCAAGCCTTCGGGGCCAATCAAATTAAAGTCGATACAAGCTCCGGCTTGCTGAGCTTTCAGCCTCAGGGCGACCCGAATTACTTGCCTCAATTGACGATTACGGCAGTTGCAGGAAATTCATTCATTGCCGATATGGGCTTCACGGACGGTCAATCTTTCAAGTTAAATTCCGCCGCGACATTATCCAGCCAATCAAGCAAACTGTCCGCAGCTGTTACAGGAACTTATTTTACAATCAACGGTCAGCGGATTAGTTACGATCCAGCTGTCGATTCATTAAATTCGATCATTTCCAAAGTGAACAGTTCTGCCGCTGGCGTAAATATGAGTTATGACTCGATCACCGACAAAATTACCTTTACAAGCAAAAGCACCGGCGATACGGCACAAATTAATTTGGGAGCAGGGGACGGAAATTTCCTGACAACCTTCAATCTGGACAATAGCGCCGTTACCCAAGGGCATAATGCGAACGTAACGATTGACGGAACCGCGGCTTCTTACGCGACAAATCAATTTACTTCGAATGGAGTAACTTATACTTTACATAATACAACGGATGCTGCCGGCGTCAATATTAACGTAACTCAAGATACGGATTCAATTTATAATCAAATCGTGGATTTTGTAAACAAATACAACGATTTGCTCGGTGTATTAAATTCGAAAATCAGCGAACCGACTTATCGCGATTATCAGCCGCTGACGGATGATCAAAAAAAAGCAATGTCCGAAACGGACATTACAAATTGGGAAGCCAAAGCCAAGAGCGGCCTGCTCGCCAATGATACTTATTTAAGACAGATGCGAGATAATCTTCGACAAATTGCTTATTCCACCGTTGGCACTCTGCCGACTGACAGCAATTCGCTTTACAAAATCGGAATTACTACACAGTCCTACGTTCTCGGCAATTCAACAGATGCCGGAAAGCTTGTCATTGACAATGACGCTTTAAAGACTGCTATTTCGCAAAATCCGGAAGGTGTCATTCAACTCTTCACCAATCAACCTTCCAGTGGAAACCAAAATGAAAAAGGTATTCTCCAGCAAATGTATGAATCATCCAACGATTCAATCAGCAGCATCATGAAAGTGGCCGGAAGTTCTAACCTTGCTTATGACAGTGCATCGTACACACTGGGTTTGCAAGTGCGCAATCTCAATTCACAAATATCCCTTCTGCAAGACAAATTAACCGCCAAAGAAGATTATTATTATCAAATGTTCTCCAAGATGGATACGGCGATCTCCAATGCCAATAATCAAATTTCTTGGTTGCAATCCCAAATGAGCGGTTAA
- a CDS encoding DUF6470 family protein: MNDLRLSIRQTYAQIGIRTHRASQDIHSNKGDLSIQQPQAKMDIQQPGGELTIDSSAAWTALGIGPNLEWTNFIYSQSKSIALQAIARIVEEGNRMAQITNPRNAFADLAKDVYFRENPVEYVGEASYFNVKVHYQPRAPIINIEPQKPQIQYTPNKPEVQYNPGSIEMYLQQKNSINIQVSQYDLYK; encoded by the coding sequence TTGAACGATCTTAGGCTTTCCATCCGGCAAACTTATGCGCAAATCGGTATCCGCACCCATCGGGCCAGTCAGGATATCCATTCCAATAAAGGGGATTTATCCATTCAGCAACCTCAGGCGAAGATGGATATCCAACAGCCTGGCGGTGAACTGACGATAGATTCGTCTGCAGCTTGGACGGCTTTAGGCATAGGACCTAATCTGGAATGGACGAATTTTATCTATAGTCAAAGTAAAAGCATTGCCCTGCAGGCCATTGCCCGAATCGTTGAGGAAGGGAACCGTATGGCGCAAATTACAAACCCGCGAAATGCGTTTGCGGACTTGGCCAAGGATGTTTACTTTAGGGAGAACCCGGTTGAATATGTCGGGGAAGCTTCTTATTTCAATGTAAAAGTGCACTATCAACCCAGGGCCCCCATCATCAATATCGAACCGCAAAAACCGCAGATTCAGTACACGCCTAATAAACCGGAAGTTCAATACAATCCCGGATCGATTGAAATGTATCTGCAGCAAAAAAATTCGATCAACATTCAAGTCAGTCAATACGACTTGTACAAATAA
- the flgK gene encoding flagellar hook-associated protein FlgK, whose product MSSTFHGIETAKRSLFTQQAALNTTGHNIANANTAGFSRQVVNMTASKPMEAYGMNRSVTPGQLGTGVEFTSITRVRESFLDDQFRNENKSLGNWSIQADTLDKLQTIMNEPSDSGLRTVLDNFWKSWSDLSKDPENVTGRKIVRENAIALTDAFNQTSKQLSDLKNDLTNNIQVKVNEINSTITTIAGLNAEIQRIEGLGDDANDLRDQRDLLTDNLSKIANIQVTNTPQGYNISIGGINLVTGGTFTATSEAALESGFASGDLNSGEVYGMIVSRDKYVADYQNQLDTLANTIANGEVTITIPAGSVIPEGATLNVVTGTGSNQTVTSTTFSGTSRTLSADLTVQVNGLNGLHQLGYLFGSPPATGGDFFTAKPGSSGITATSIQLNPDIAADASKIATSLRTDGTGVNETTVKGNNTLAMLMAQLKDTSFTFTAQGSSASSGSGVTSGTIDEYFRAIIGQLGVQGQEASRQLNNQKALVDQVDGRRQSVSGVSLDEEMSNMIKFQHAYGAAARFMTSYDQILDKLINGTGMVGR is encoded by the coding sequence ATGAGCTCGACATTTCATGGAATAGAAACGGCTAAACGAAGCTTGTTCACTCAACAAGCGGCTTTAAATACGACCGGACATAATATTGCGAATGCGAATACCGCCGGTTTTTCGCGCCAAGTGGTCAATATGACCGCTTCCAAGCCGATGGAGGCTTACGGGATGAATCGCTCCGTTACCCCGGGGCAGTTGGGCACAGGGGTCGAATTTACATCCATTACGCGGGTCAGGGAATCGTTTTTGGATGATCAGTTTCGTAATGAGAATAAATCATTGGGTAATTGGTCGATCCAAGCGGATACACTGGACAAGTTGCAAACGATCATGAACGAGCCTTCCGATTCGGGCTTGAGAACGGTTCTTGATAATTTTTGGAAATCATGGTCGGATTTAAGCAAAGACCCCGAGAACGTAACGGGAAGAAAAATCGTTCGTGAAAACGCAATAGCCTTGACTGATGCTTTTAATCAAACCAGCAAGCAATTAAGCGATCTTAAAAACGATCTGACCAACAATATCCAGGTAAAAGTCAATGAAATCAACTCCACGATAACGACAATTGCAGGTTTGAACGCAGAGATTCAAAGGATCGAAGGACTGGGCGACGATGCGAACGATCTCAGGGATCAACGTGATTTGTTGACCGATAATCTTTCAAAGATCGCGAATATACAGGTCACGAATACTCCTCAAGGTTACAACATCTCCATCGGCGGCATTAATTTGGTCACCGGGGGCACTTTTACAGCCACCTCGGAGGCCGCACTGGAATCCGGTTTTGCCTCAGGCGATTTGAACAGCGGCGAAGTATACGGCATGATCGTCTCGAGGGACAAGTATGTAGCCGATTACCAGAATCAGCTTGATACGCTGGCCAACACGATCGCCAACGGCGAAGTAACGATCACGATTCCAGCCGGTTCGGTTATTCCGGAAGGCGCAACTTTGAATGTAGTGACGGGTACCGGCAGCAATCAAACCGTAACATCCACAACATTCAGCGGCACGAGCCGCACCTTGTCTGCAGATTTGACCGTACAGGTGAATGGATTGAACGGCCTGCATCAATTAGGGTATCTCTTCGGGTCACCGCCCGCAACTGGCGGAGACTTTTTCACCGCCAAACCGGGTTCTTCGGGAATTACCGCGACCAGCATTCAATTGAATCCGGATATTGCCGCCGATGCGAGCAAGATTGCAACTTCGTTGAGAACGGATGGCACGGGCGTAAACGAAACTACGGTAAAAGGGAACAATACGCTGGCCATGCTGATGGCTCAGTTGAAAGATACTTCCTTCACCTTTACCGCGCAGGGCAGTTCCGCATCATCGGGAAGCGGAGTGACCAGCGGCACGATTGACGAATACTTCCGTGCCATTATTGGGCAATTGGGTGTTCAGGGGCAAGAGGCATCTCGTCAACTCAACAACCAGAAAGCGTTGGTCGATCAAGTGGATGGGCGGCGCCAATCGGTCAGCGGCGTTTCGCTCGATGAGGAAATGTCCAACATGATCAAATTCCAGCACGCTTACGGCGCTGCAGCGCGCTTTATGACGTCTTACGATCAAATTCTAGACAAGCTGATCAACGGAACCGGCATGGTCGGCCGTTAA
- the flgM gene encoding flagellar biosynthesis anti-sigma factor FlgM: MKINDLQRIGGMNPYRKDTGTKASDNAGKRGKQKDEVHISQEAKMLHEVQEADLRSSRIQNLKQSVAAGTYHVEAQKIAEKLLPYLNS; this comes from the coding sequence GTGAAGATAAACGATCTCCAGCGTATCGGCGGCATGAATCCTTATCGAAAGGACACCGGCACGAAAGCGTCGGACAACGCAGGTAAACGGGGAAAGCAGAAAGACGAGGTCCACATTTCGCAGGAAGCCAAGATGCTGCACGAGGTTCAGGAAGCCGACCTGCGGAGCAGCCGGATTCAGAATTTGAAGCAATCCGTGGCGGCTGGCACTTATCATGTGGAGGCTCAGAAAATAGCCGAGAAATTGCTCCCGTATTTGAACAGCTAA
- a CDS encoding flagellin N-terminal helical domain-containing protein translates to MIINHNLNAMNAHRNLVFNNIQQGKSSEKLSSGYRINRAADDAAGLSISEKMRAQIRSLSQAQRNTQDGVSLVQTAEGAMNEVSDMLTRMKELATQASNGTYNTTDLTAIDNEYTKLKNSITTDIATNTKFNGITLLNGSAGTITIQTGDNSADVVAINLTLADISTLSFTNALTTQSSAQSALAEVDTAIETVNAGRSELGAVQNQLEHRYNNTAATTENLQAAESRIRDTDMAAEMMTYTKFNILQQAATAMLAQANQSPQGVLQLLR, encoded by the coding sequence ATGATTATCAACCACAATCTTAACGCGATGAATGCGCATCGCAATCTGGTGTTCAACAACATCCAGCAAGGCAAGTCCAGCGAGAAACTGTCTTCCGGCTACCGCATCAATCGTGCGGCTGACGACGCGGCAGGTCTTTCGATCTCCGAGAAAATGCGCGCGCAAATCAGATCCTTGAGCCAAGCGCAGCGCAATACGCAAGACGGCGTATCTCTTGTGCAAACGGCTGAAGGCGCAATGAACGAAGTATCCGACATGCTGACACGCATGAAGGAACTGGCAACCCAGGCTTCCAACGGTACTTACAACACGACTGATTTGACAGCAATTGACAACGAGTACACAAAACTTAAAAATTCGATCACAACCGATATCGCAACAAACACGAAATTTAACGGCATCACCTTATTGAATGGCAGTGCTGGAACCATTACAATTCAAACCGGCGACAACAGTGCGGACGTAGTTGCAATCAATTTGACACTAGCAGATATTTCAACGCTTAGCTTCACCAATGCTTTGACAACTCAAAGTTCTGCCCAGTCAGCATTGGCTGAAGTTGATACCGCAATTGAAACTGTGAATGCAGGCCGTTCCGAGCTGGGTGCTGTGCAAAACCAATTGGAACACAGATATAACAACACTGCCGCTACAACCGAGAACCTGCAAGCGGCTGAATCGCGCATCCGCGATACTGATATGGCTGCTGAAATGATGACGTACACGAAGTTCAACATCCTGCAACAAGCGGCAACGGCAATGTTGGCCCAAGCGAATCAAAGTCCGCAAGGCGTTCTGCAATTGCTTCGTTAA
- a CDS encoding flagellar protein FlgN, translated as MAIQEVIRQLEQLNELHTELLELGRHKKRVLIDNQVDELAKIMSKESRLLKQVSETERQWIKSMADFLLEKGYKSNLSLTTTEIARLIFNAEDKKALLQSQQQLLETIERLKEVNALNQQLIENSLAFIDYSIDLLTDNTAGDMLYQNPVKPRAGNMKRNVFFETRA; from the coding sequence ATGGCGATCCAAGAAGTCATTCGGCAGTTGGAGCAGTTGAATGAGCTTCATACCGAGCTGCTGGAATTGGGAAGACACAAGAAACGGGTATTGATTGACAACCAGGTAGACGAATTGGCCAAAATCATGTCCAAGGAGTCCAGGCTTCTCAAGCAGGTGTCGGAGACCGAGCGGCAATGGATCAAGTCCATGGCGGACTTTTTGCTGGAGAAAGGCTATAAGTCCAATCTGTCCCTCACGACAACGGAAATTGCCCGTCTGATCTTCAATGCGGAGGATAAGAAGGCGCTGCTTCAGTCGCAGCAGCAGCTCTTGGAGACGATCGAACGGTTGAAAGAGGTCAATGCCTTAAACCAGCAGTTGATTGAAAATTCTTTGGCTTTTATTGATTATTCCATCGATTTGCTCACGGATAATACAGCAGGTGATATGCTCTATCAGAATCCGGTGAAGCCGCGTGCAGGCAATATGAAGCGAAACGTTTTTTTTGAAACGAGAGCATGA